In Platichthys flesus chromosome 20, fPlaFle2.1, whole genome shotgun sequence, a single genomic region encodes these proteins:
- the si:dkey-94l16.4 gene encoding transcription factor 20, with product MEQLPGSIDDLQPQDLSTASVPSVIDLTGEECVLNAASLKTQGWYANSADSNQGLPFSATGSPDVALQSGEHIQPDDAFSRTTVTLSYVSRSHVFSSQDSLSRLPIGSFSHHPSCDSDKGPGETGFSLAQHYLEQDEGPVDLGIQPELLQSLSQAPTGPEKDGGACLTQEPSEFNGGVVSSDGNVDELLKRRQEEVEHSRGLDNGQDNSSVACAESSPETLTPATVDDPEKGTSELILLMTKNQDPVVVLKSVAARDLCSLSREYISPLEDPVSPSATSLDDVEDVFILPQASNSPSGDNSNLEAAEEVAWDVSRTERAIQEGSDITRLDSIDENKHPVHGLKSAIEPIIDLTDDVCVASVLEDKPKTVIPHMNGNAKPQERTLTEKKLPWRSSRGTRLDAIVMNINSSRYKVSGCIRTNKKARASQPTASVSNLAETKSKNTLPVGKRKSRAKSSFSVKTVKQKAETPVKRLQTNNIKADSTSDSKLLSISKKSHSSTPQKSPQLAVHKRSREEPKDVSLPVCSPQTSPKQARRRRSSQSTPQSAAHKNSKKETEPLSRPNPSVEIQVARISPPPSTSPKKSPGKAKAKAAGSKSPPTAKTKAKRRRKKLMSSQSLSMFSPKEPEIKLKYVNFKEEKRELRSDSFSPFIRTDRRQPSPSLCSVINYQEEVRAQCKKGQQQQARDPGDFLSAVVPSTSCLQLGRVATHSQHQRSLVCCLCGKAANAMDLGDLHGPYYPEGYQPSTKRPASISQLKEEEDGFSDSDSSTCSGRGRRRKCAVPPTQWSFRPGGQPQQKGLLESRRWTNNGTDSPAAKRARSDASTAEVEDWYSPPVLPLEPCEYWLHEDCGIWSAGVFLVKGKIYGLEEAVKTAQEMMCSACADQGATLGCFFKGCPNKYHYRCALESECVLLEENFSMKCKKHKDKTFKGPAGNRRNNR from the exons ATGGAGCAGCTACCTGGGAGCATAGATGATCTACAGCCTCAGGACCTCTCCACTGCCAGCGTCCCCTCTGTGATCGACCTGACAGGCGAGGAATGTGTCCTCAACGCCGCGTCCCTCAAGACCCAAGGCTGGTATGCGAATTCTGCAGACAGCAACCAAGGATTGCCCTTCTCAGCGACCGGCTCCCCGGACGTTGCGCTCCAGTCAGGGGAACACATTCAACCAGACGATGCCTTCTCTCGCACTACAGTCACCCTCTCCTACGTGAGCAGGTCTCACGTATTCTCCAGTCAAGACTCTCTGTCTCGTCTGCCCATTGGCAGCTTCTCCCACCACCCGTCATGTGACTCGGATAAAGGGCCCGGGGAGACAGGATTTTCACTGGCCCAGCATTACTTGGAACAGGATGAGGGGCCAGTGGACCTCGGCATTCAGCCAGAACTTTTGCAGTCGTTATCTCAGGCTCCGACAGGACCAGAGAAGGATGGGGGAGCATGTCTGACACAGGAGCCTAGTGAGTTTAACGGTGGAGTGGTTTCCAGTGATGGGAACGTGGATGAGCTGTTGAAAAGGAGGCAAGAAGAAGTGGAACACAGTAGGGGTTTGGACAATGGTCAAGATAATAGTTCAGTAGCCTGTGCAGAATCCTCACCAGAGACTCTCACCCCTGCAACAGTAGATGATCCGGAGAAGGGCACGTCTGAGTTAATCTTACTCATGACTAAAAACCAGGACCCGGTGGTTGTCCTGAAAAGCGTGGCTGCTAGAGACCTGTGTTCCCTGAGCAGGGAGTACATCAGTCCTCTGGAGGACCCTGTCTCCCCCTCCGCTACCTCACTGGACGATGTGGAGGATGTCTTCATCCTTCCTCAGGCCTCCAACTCGCCCAGCGGTGACAACTCCAATCtagaggcagcagaggaggttGCATGGGATGTCTCTAGAACAGAAAGGGCCATTCAGGAAGGCTCTGATATCACAAGGTTGGATTCAATCGATGAAAATAAGCATCCAGTCCACGGACTAAAGTCAGCGATAGAGCCTATTATTGACTTGACAGATGATGTTTGTGTGGCCAGTGTTTTAGAGGACAAACCCAAGACTGTTATTCCCCACATGAATGGGAATGCAAAGCCCCAAGAGAGAactttaacagaaaaaaaactgccgTGGCGTTCCAGCAGAGGGACACGACTGGATGCTATAGTTATGAACATCAATTCAAGCAGGTATAAAGTATCAGGATGCATTCGCACCAATAAGAAAGCCCGTGCTTCCCAACCAACAGCTAGTGTTTCTAACTTAGCAGAgactaaaagtaaaaacaccCTGCCAgtaggaaaaaggaaaagcagagCGAAGTCAtctttctctgtgaaaacagtaaaacaaaaagccGAAACTCCAGTGAAAAGGCTTCAAACTAATAACATTAAAGCTGACTCTACCTCTGACTCTAAATTGCTCAGCATTTCTAAAAAGTCACATAGCAGCACACCTCAAAAAAGTCCTCAGCTTGCTGTGCACAAGAGGTCAAGGGAAGAGCCAAAGGATGTTTCACTCCCTGTATGTTCTCCACAGACCAGCCCCAAGCAGGCAAGGAGGAGACGTTCATCACAGTCCACTCCTCAGTCTGCTGCTCACAAGAACTCTAAGAAGGAGACAGAGCCTCTGTCTCGCCCCAACCCCTCAGTGGAAATTCAGGTGGCAAGAATTTCCCCACCACCATCGACGTCTCCAAAGAAAAGTCCAGGCAAAGCCAAAGCCAAGGCTGCAGGTAGCAAATCTCCTCCCACTGCCAAGACGAAGGCCAAGAGGAGGCGAAAGAAACTCATGAGCAGTCAGtctttgtccatgttctccccCAAGGAGCCGGAGATCAAGTTGAAGTACGTCAACTtcaaggaggagaaaagggagctGAGGTCCGACAGTTTCTCTCCGTTCATCCGCACGGACCGTCGGCAGCCATCGCCTTCACTGTGTTCTGTAATCAACTaccaggaggaggtgagggcaCAATGCAAGAagggtcagcagcagcaggctcgGGACCCCGGTGACTTCCTCTCTGCAGTTGTACCCAGTACGTCTTGTCTCCAGCTGGGCCGGGTCGCCACACACAGCCAGCACCAGCGCTCTCTTGTGTGCTGCCTGTGTGGGAAAGCAGCCAACGCCATGGACCTGGGGGACCTCCACGGCCCTTACTACCCCGAGGGGTACCAGCCGAGCACCAAAAGACCAGCCAGCATATCGCAGctcaaagaggaggaggacggttTCAGCGATTCAGACTCCTCAACCTGCAGtggcagaggcaggaggaggaagtgtgcTGTTCCGCCCACACAGTGGTCCTTCAGGCCGGGAGGTCAGCCCCAACAGAAGGGCCTCCTGGAGAGCCGCCGGTGGACCAATAACGGCACGGACAGCCCCGCAGCTAAGCGGGCTCGCTCAGACGCCAGCactgcagaggtggaggactGGTACAGCCCCCCTGTGCTGCCCCTGGAGCCCTGTGAGTACTGGCTCCATGAAGACTGCGGCATCTGGTCAGCAGGCGTGTTCCTCGTGAAGGGCAAAATCTACGGACTGGAGGAGGCTGTCAAGACGGCACAAGAGATG atgtgcTCAGCGTGTGCTGATCAAGGTGCGACTCTGGGCTGCTTCTTCAAAGGTTGTCCCAACAAGTACCACTACAGATGTGCTCTGGAGTCAG AGTGTGTACTCCTTGAAGAAAACTTCTCCATGAAGTGTAAGAAGCACAAG GACAAGACGTTCAAAGGTCCTGCAGGGAACAGACGCAACAACAGGTGA